A region of Candidatus Roizmanbacteria bacterium DNA encodes the following proteins:
- a CDS encoding ATP-binding protein — protein sequence MKQKIQNAIQETIESIQNFNLTFQLRDQVSDLRYSSEKQEDELRKLKREYKHLKTRLEGIKKIEKQFFNGESKLPKDAATQALKEEVKRLMKIIDKQAEVIRKTPFISNEITSVKKPRRVESSNYIRFARNLFQYKKESDDYREKVLNNNRARFHFNVEKDGNGITVDSTNSSFYKSEYIKEHGSHIEVGEKLRRYYYLADIPAYLSPYIFFRLLTSPLPFTLSVFIEPASSAELLKKARQRLSVLEMQQNERVKGGKVRDQQLDKNISEVMSFIDELVHEEEKGVVYALYLQLEAEDENELKAYHKELQTIAGSMDLTFNQYTFGHKQAFKNFLPFTQDHLQENRILQSTAVSYLMPFVSKQLNDPDGIFMGVNAYNESLVFIDPFTSRNNNVNIFGVSGSGKSVTSKVLMNRLYMRGVQILAIDPEGEYVGLAKKLGGEVIQFSRDNGINPFYINSSRENDILDHISTLKTFFRFFIPADHYDGALLDETLIKLYDSGTPNFENMLELLGDHPMKKDLSVLSTGSLRGIFNSDRKLELDNDIIVLDLHNLRKDEKREPAMYLLTSLIWNLLNKNNDKKRMLFIDEAHKLLVDPEVAVFYRELVKQARKRNVGVVSITQDVEDFLHNDYGKAIITNSETKILLKQSYAALSEIGTIYPMTDEEKKQMGHLSIGEVILFREGEHVRLNITVLPFEKPLVFTD from the coding sequence ATGAAACAAAAAATACAAAACGCCATACAAGAAACGATAGAAAGCATTCAAAACTTTAATCTCACTTTTCAGTTGAGAGACCAAGTATCTGATTTGCGCTACAGCAGCGAAAAACAGGAAGATGAACTGCGCAAGCTAAAACGAGAATACAAGCACCTTAAAACACGCCTTGAGGGTATAAAGAAAATCGAAAAGCAGTTTTTCAATGGCGAATCAAAACTCCCCAAAGATGCGGCAACTCAAGCACTCAAAGAGGAAGTTAAGCGCTTAATGAAAATAATCGATAAGCAGGCTGAGGTAATTAGGAAAACGCCATTCATATCAAACGAAATTACATCAGTAAAAAAGCCTCGAAGAGTAGAAAGCAGTAATTATATTCGATTCGCCAGAAACCTATTCCAGTACAAAAAAGAATCGGATGATTATAGAGAAAAAGTATTAAATAACAATAGAGCAAGGTTTCATTTTAATGTAGAAAAGGATGGCAACGGCATTACAGTTGATAGCACAAACAGCAGTTTTTACAAAAGCGAATATATAAAAGAGCATGGTTCTCATATTGAAGTTGGTGAAAAACTGCGAAGATATTATTATCTTGCTGATATTCCTGCTTACTTAAGCCCCTACATATTCTTTAGACTTTTGACTTCTCCACTGCCATTTACCCTCAGCGTATTTATTGAGCCTGCTTCCAGCGCTGAACTCTTAAAGAAAGCAAGACAAAGATTATCAGTGCTGGAAATGCAGCAGAATGAAAGAGTTAAAGGCGGTAAAGTCCGAGATCAGCAGCTGGACAAAAACATAAGTGAAGTTATGAGCTTTATTGATGAACTTGTACATGAGGAAGAAAAAGGAGTTGTGTATGCTTTATATTTGCAGTTGGAAGCAGAAGATGAAAACGAGCTAAAAGCATACCATAAAGAACTTCAGACTATTGCTGGCTCAATGGATTTAACCTTTAATCAATATACTTTTGGTCACAAACAAGCCTTTAAAAACTTTCTTCCTTTTACCCAAGACCACTTGCAGGAAAATAGAATTTTACAGTCTACCGCTGTTTCGTATTTGATGCCGTTTGTTTCCAAACAGCTAAATGATCCTGATGGGATTTTTATGGGAGTAAATGCTTACAACGAATCCCTTGTATTTATTGATCCATTTACCTCACGAAACAATAACGTCAATATTTTTGGAGTTTCCGGTTCTGGAAAAAGCGTGACTTCGAAAGTACTTATGAACAGGCTCTATATGAGGGGAGTTCAAATACTGGCTATAGATCCCGAAGGCGAGTATGTAGGTTTAGCGAAAAAACTTGGAGGTGAGGTAATTCAGTTTTCAAGAGACAACGGCATTAATCCGTTTTACATAAATAGCTCTAGAGAGAATGATATTTTAGACCATATCTCAACACTTAAAACCTTCTTTAGATTTTTCATTCCTGCAGATCATTATGACGGCGCTTTACTCGATGAGACACTTATCAAGCTTTATGATTCCGGCACTCCTAACTTTGAAAACATGCTTGAGTTGTTGGGAGATCACCCAATGAAAAAAGATTTAAGCGTTCTATCTACAGGAAGTCTGCGAGGAATTTTTAACTCTGACAGAAAACTTGAACTCGATAACGACATTATTGTTCTTGATCTGCATAATTTGCGAAAAGACGAAAAGAGAGAACCAGCAATGTATCTTTTAACTTCTCTTATCTGGAATTTACTGAATAAAAATAACGATAAAAAGCGCATGCTTTTTATAGATGAAGCACACAAGCTGTTAGTTGATCCGGAAGTGGCTGTGTTTTACCGAGAGCTGGTAAAACAGGCAAGAAAAAGAAATGTAGGTGTGGTTTCTATCACTCAGGATGTAGAAGACTTTTTGCATAACGACTACGGCAAAGCCATTATTACCAACTCAGAAACAAAGATTCTGCTAAAGCAGTCATACGCCGCTTTATCAGAGATAGGAACTATTTACCCAATGACAGATGAAGAGAAGAAACAAATGGGACATTTGAGTATTGGAGAAGTAATTCTGTTTAGGGAAGGTGAGCACGTACGGCTGAATATTACTGTATTGCCCTTTGAAAAACCGCTTGTATTCACCGATTAA
- a CDS encoding M23 family metallopeptidase: protein MKALNYAQKLNQLKNDPIGFVIDLLITVVVNIFAPFPLPSVVVSQIKVPILGFLASLIILAFFFIMLVGTVLMSPMLLSNGFMESIKSLFVENTLNIPPDTSFISTAVPKQNPLGGGDIGYSEVTAYFLDPNYYLQFGKNHIGIDLIPSEKYFKNSQTFKETGKVAVFATINGTVNYYVDQYGGETVEITNDDQSIKVVFIHFSTVLVESGKVTAGTPIGIMGGTGFATGDHVHYEVHTKDSDTWKAVNPLNYIQ, encoded by the coding sequence ATGAAGGCTCTAAATTATGCGCAAAAACTCAATCAGTTAAAGAACGATCCCATTGGATTTGTAATTGATTTGCTAATTACAGTTGTTGTAAATATCTTTGCGCCGTTTCCCTTACCTAGCGTTGTAGTTTCGCAAATTAAAGTACCTATCCTCGGATTCTTAGCTTCACTCATTATATTAGCCTTCTTTTTTATTATGCTTGTCGGCACCGTTTTAATGTCTCCAATGCTTCTTAGTAATGGATTCATGGAAAGCATAAAATCACTTTTTGTTGAAAATACGCTTAATATACCTCCAGACACTAGCTTTATCTCAACTGCTGTACCAAAACAAAATCCACTAGGCGGAGGAGATATCGGTTACTCAGAAGTAACAGCTTATTTTTTAGATCCCAATTATTACCTGCAGTTTGGTAAGAACCATATTGGGATTGATTTGATTCCTTCAGAAAAATACTTCAAAAACAGTCAAACGTTTAAAGAAACAGGCAAAGTAGCAGTGTTTGCTACTATCAATGGCACGGTTAATTATTATGTAGATCAGTACGGCGGTGAAACAGTAGAAATTACAAATGACGATCAATCTATAAAAGTAGTCTTTATTCACTTTAGTACTGTGCTGGTTGAATCAGGAAAAGTAACAGCAGGCACACCAATCGGGATTATGGGAGGAACCGGCTTTGCAACAGGCGATCATGTGCATTATGAAGTCCATACAAAAGATAGTGATACCTGGAAAGCAGTAAATCCATTAAACTATATACAGTAA